In Mustela lutreola isolate mMusLut2 chromosome 4, mMusLut2.pri, whole genome shotgun sequence, the genomic stretch CCATAATATCTTGAGCAAGTTGCTTAGATtttgtgcctcaatttccccatcatAAAATAGGCATAAATGATGTGTCTACCTCAGGAAATTCTTCAGAGAATTAAATCAGCTCATACATATCTAGAGGGCTTAGAAAAATATCTTACTCCCAATACTCGATAATGACATCACAGTCCCTATGAACTTCATACATTTCCCCTCTCTGAATACCACAGATGCTTCAGGTCACCAAAGCAGTGAATTTCTCCAAGCCACAGAAATGGtccacaaaagaaagagaaagaaaccccaGTGATTTCCAAGATTACACTGAGGCCTTGATTGAGGTTGGAGCATATCTAATGTTCTAGACACCTTTGCTTGCATTTGGATGTGTCTGACCTAGGGTTCCAAAGTTCATGGTAAAAGAGTGTCTCCACATATTACGTGACATAGGAGACCTGGATTAGTGTGTTTATGACACAGCCACCACCTCACATATATCAGGATCTGGACCACAAAGCCCATGCTGTGGCCCAGCAGATCCTACTAGATGTCAGAGATGAAATCTTTGTGAAGCTCATTTGAACATCAAACACTGTAATCACCTAGATAGAGGAAAGACCACTGCTTGCTACTCATGTCTAGCATCCCAGTGAATCCTAAGCTTTAGGTCCTTGTCCTCAAATCACAGAGCTCTGGATAACTAGACAAATAGTTTAAAGGTCATGACAAAGGAAAAGCAATTGTTGATCATTTTAGAGTCTTGTATTTGCACCTTAGTACTCTGCCAAAGGCCATAAAAATAGCCAGATGTGTGTAAATGTATGGTACTCAACATCTCAGTCCTCAATATAAGTACCATATGCCAAAACTGTCTGCTTCCATGGAAACACTAGACATTGCATGACACTGCCCTCATGCCCTCGTGCCCTCTCCCTGGGAGAGATATGCCAACATTTATCCCTTAAAATGGCAAATGTTCCTTTAGCCCCCATTATGGGAAAATTCATTCCTTTGTCTCCTCACCATAGGTGGTCTTTCGGTCAGCTCCCCCAGTTTCTGGATCAATGATCTGCGTGCCTCTTGGAATTTACTGTCCAGGGCTGGAGAAAGGGTCCTCACCAGCCCCAAGATCATGTGGCTTTGCAGAAAGTctctgaggaaggaaaagagatggaCACATACACCCATGGCTCTGGGGGTACCTTGAGAACAGCCTCCCTTGTGTAGTCACCTTGATACTCCCGGGGGAAGGCCCTTCTCTTCTGTAGCTATAGAAAATAAAGGCTTGACCTTGGAATAAGTCAAGAAAAGCTTTCCTTGGTGTGAGTTGGAGAATGGTGGTAGAAGGAACTAGATGCAGAGGTGACTTCTCAAGTTGCAGGGAGGGAAGGTTCTGAGCTAGAGGAAGACTGGACTTAAAGAATCATACCAACAGATTCATCTAATTCCACAGCCAAGAAATCTCAGTTCACTTTACATCTgatttgtaattatatataaactTGCTCACGTCCACAAGAATGGCCCTTGGCTTCCTTCACAAAGAATTTCTAGAATTTGTTGCCACTGGGTTACTATGAAGAAGGGCCTTAAACCCAAGCCCCCAGAAGGAAGCTGCTATCTTCAGGTAGTGGCCATCCAGGCACTGGGGATGTCAGCCCAACACAGAGCCTTACCCATAAGGTCCTCATAATCCTTCACAGCTGAGAAATAGCCTCTCCTCTAGCTTTTTCCCCAAAGAACCCCCAGCCTTCACCTTATCCAACCACTGGCCTCATGTGCCTCTACCTCTTGCCCACACCTCCCAGCTGCTAAGACACACATGCCTTCCCTATCCCTAGTGACCGGTCATCTAGCATCTCCTCTAGCTTAGAGGCTCTTCACAGGATGGGTTCTACTCCCAGTAAATCCTGTATCTTGCTGGGCACCTGTACACCTCATTTCATGTGTGTTTTTGCTTACCCGTGCCCCCCAAGCCTCTCGTATCTCCTGTTCCCTCCATTCACTCTTGGGCCATCAACCCCCAATTATTCTCTGCCCTTTTGTGTCCAAGGGTCCCTTCCAACTTCCTGGGAAGACCTTACCAGCATGCATTTTCTGTAATCTTCCTCGTCCCTGAGGCCTTCTGGCCCTCAGacatttttcatttcccttatACTTCCCCAATCCCACCTGAGGCAAACCTGTGATTTGACAGCTGCTCTTCCACCAGTTGAGACATGTTTTTCAAATACTCCAGGTCATGGACCAAGAGAAGCTGGGAGGGGCTCAACGGCATTGGCGTGAATGTTGCTTGCAAGCAGGACAACCAGTCGATGGCAGGAGCCATTTCCTTAGAGGAGGGACACAAAGGCTGAGGGGGATAGGATTGAAGGGGATGGTTCCCCTCCCTCAGGGTTTGACAGGAAGTGGGGAGGTGGATTGTTGGGGGAAGGGATGGAACCAGGAAAGTTATGGATGAGAAGGAATTAAGGAATGAGGAAAAAGGAGATCTGGAGAACAAGAAAGTTTGGGAGAGAAGCCCTCATGGCCACCCTCCTCCAGTCCCTGGTTCAAGGCACCTGCAGTTGGTCAATAGTGACCATGTGGAAGAGCTTTCCCTGTGCCCGCCGCTGCTCCAGGGGCCTCAGAAACTGAAACAGCTGTGAGGTAATGGAGATGGACAGGTAGGCATGTTCTTGTACTTTGTTTGGTTCTCCTCCCAGCAAGGTTCCCAGCTGGTTCAGGTAAGTCACATATTCCCGCACAATCTGGGGAAGGGGCAACCTCAGTCACAGCCATCAGAGGCCCCTGCCTTTTTCTGAACATCAGAGGTCAGAACCTGACCTTTGTCCATGGAGCCATCTTACCTGAGCATAGATCttctgttcctgctcttgcttGAGGGGAACATCAAACTCTGGCGGGTCTATCTGGACACAAGAGATACTGGAGAGAAGTAGGGAgcatggaggaaggagaggacaggtgtggggagaaggggaatATACCACAGAAGATGGCTTCAGGAcacagagaaggagcagagaggaCAAAGAAAGGGAGGGGTTTGGGCCAGGAAGCATGAAGGGAAAGAGTCTAGACATAGAAATGTCAAGACAGGGTGGGTATTTCAACCAGTGTAGGGGTGTTCAGCAAGAGAGAAGTATACTAATCCGTGTCCTGAAGGAAGCCACCCCCTGTACTAGGGCCAGGTCTAGAGTTAAGGGAGTGAGAAACTGTCTCAGGCACAAGATTTAAGAGGTACTGAAAATGGTAATCAAGATAAATATTCTaattggtgttttttttaaataaaaatcaatgttaaAATCTATGCTGACTAAAAGATCAAATCTTTGTtcatcacagatttttttcctgaaaatctaaagtgtgttttttatccattttgaagaaaaattgaagatttttttttcatctgcaaTAACATTTTTGGTCCATTTTGTGAAGAAATAATCTCTTCAAAAAAATCCGCAATGAACAAAAATTTGATATTTTATCATGGATTTTtgcattggttttgatttttttaattattaaaatatttattttgattgctGTTTTTGCTAACCTCTTTGATTTTGTGCACAGGTAAGTGCCTCACTTATTTCATCTGTCCTCACCTTAGTCCTGGCATGTCCTTGATTCTGTTCTGAAGAGCTTTGCTCCCACACTTTGCCTTTTTTTGTGCCAACTTCAATATCCCGCTCCCACTTCAAGCTTCCCCCATCTTGAAAAATCTTTCACATGGCTCCTTTGTCACATTTATGTCCACATTTTGAAGAACTAAAAGTCATCTCTGTCCCTGCTTCAACTCCCTTACCTTCCTTTTAAACTCTGTACAATCTGTCCATTTCTAAAACCCTTTTGATATTCTCTTCTAGAAGCTTCCCAATGGTGTCTTCTCATTCCTCATTCTCTGAGGTCAGAAATCTCTGGAACCCATGATGATCCAACCCTCCTGAGATGCTCCTCCCCTGTCCTCTGTACCTCAGCCATGCTGGTCtgactcctcctccctgcccccaagccCCCATGGGGGTGACCCCTCCGCAGTCAATTCTACCTATTTTTCCCCTCAGAGTCCATCCAGTCTCCAGTTGATGGTAACCatcctcctcccactcacagcACATCAAAATTGTGGGGTAAttttccagtttctccattttCTGCATTTATATTCAGTCAGTCACCAAGTCCTCTAGAAGCACCAGGGACCATCACCACTGGGATGAAGTTGCCTAAATCTTCATGCCTggcctttcctttccatttcaatTTCTCACAATCATCTTAGTTCAGAACCTACAAATTGTTCCTCTAGACTCCTCAATATCTCTAAGTTGACCTTCGAAATCACTGCTTCTGCTTAAGTGCAATGCACAGCCCTGGTATTTGAAAGGACCCAgcagcatttttgtttttttgttgttgttgttgttgttttttctattAAGTCAAAGTGATCGCCTCCATCTGACATCTGAGGCCAGGAATCATCAGGCCCAAACTCAAGTCTTCAGTCTTGCTCTTATCTATCCCCCACCacacctcacccctcccccaaaccctctGTTCCACAAATCAGCCTTCTCACTGACCCCACAGAGGAGTCACACCATTCAGCCTCTTCTCTTAGCTCAGGACTTTCCCAAAACCCTCCTGATGCCCTTAGCTTCACCTTCACCTATGTGATTGAACCATGTTTCAAGTCTCAGCTCACATTCTCCCCTTTTTGGGACATTCCTTAACCACTGCAGATCTTAACTGCTCCTTGAAGGCCACACAGGTTAAACTCCTGAGCATACCCTTTAGAACAGAAATTTAGAATGCCTCATACTGGTTAACGATAGCTTTTCTTATATATTCATCCCCATATAATTCTGTGGAATTTGTGAGAGCAGGAGTCAAATAGATTGCATTGCCCACCACAATACTGATaccttcaatatttttatttatttacttgtttagcAAGCACCTGTTGTGGGTCTCTGGCTGCCAGGCCTTCTACTAGATTCTGGGGAACAGAAATGAACAAGTTGTGGTCCTGTTCTTCAGGGGCTCATGGTCTTTAACATGGTATGGTGTTCAATGATGAGAGTTTGGGAAGTGGAAGGACAAAAGGGTCTACCTAACTCATAACTAGGGTGTCAGTGAAGTCTTCCTGGGAGAATAAAGATCAAATCccgtgttttaaaaatatgtgagttTTGTAGGCTGAACTTGAGGGGTTGGGGAGTAGTGTTGCAAGCAAAGGAGTCATCTATTCAAAGAATTGAGGAATAGTACTGAAGCTGTAAGTTAGCATGGCTTGAGGTTTAAGGGGGACAAGAGATGGGGCAGGAGATAAGGCTGGAGAAGTGTGTAAGGGTCAGATCATAAAAGGACTTGTGAGGCTTTGTTACGGATTAAGAACTAGATTGTGATGACCTGGTGAGGCATTGGAGGCATGTACACAGAGACAATAGCATAATTAGCTCTTGGTTTAGAAAGGTCCCTCTAGCAAGAATGAAGAGCAGATATGGGGAGAGTGATGCTGAAGATAATGTGGTTAACTAAGAGGCTGTAGGGGTAATCCAGATAAGCAGTAAGAAGATAGGAACTACGTGTGTCTTCTCCCAACTGGCCCTACTACTCCTTTCCCTAATTTCACCTAGTGTCCCTGGTGTCCCATCAATAATTTTCCCTCAAGATAGGGATCTTTCCTACATTGTACATTTGTCCTCTCTCTTTAGCCCACAAACTTCCACTAGGAGATGCTAGGCTAGAATACCAAGTGGGCCCAGGTCTTACTGCACTTTTGCCAATACATCCCTCACCTGGATGACTGGCGAGTATGGAGGGGTGGAACGAGGTTGTAGATAGGCTCTGAAGAATGGAAAATAACCATACTGACTCATCAGAAGTCTCAGAGTTCGGTTAAAGTCTAAGGAAGTCCAATTACCGGAGATTCGCCAGCCTCCAAGCtgggaagcagagagacagggcTCAGTATAGGGTGATGGCCTGGGACACCTGCCGCCCCCTTCCTCAGACACCTGCTACTTCTCACCACTACTCTGAGTGCTTGGAGCCCTTGAGGCTCCACCTCTATCCTTCTTTCTCTACCACACCCAGGTCCTCATGCTTCCAAAGGGTTTTGCTATTTCCATCTCCCTCCTGGAACTTGGAGATCCCAAGGAAAGagacctcccccctccctttcttgaaaaaaaaaaaaaaaaaaaggtggggggcagCCTGGAGCATACATCGCATACATCGGTCCTATGTGTTTTGTATCTAGAAATGTTAACGTCCTGGGTCTCACCTCCTCAATGACTTGTCTGAGGGGGGCAGCCCCAACAGCTTCGATGGCATCTGTGTCCATGCAGGACCTGTAGAACTGGAAGGCTTTCTCCTCTCCAGAGCCCAGGTGCCAGGAACCTGGGGCTTCTAGAAAGGAAGCATGAGAAAATTCGAGGAGTAGAGAGCTGAGAAGAGGGTCAAGAAAGGGGACTCCCAGGGAAATGGCAGGAAGGGGATAAACATGGGGATGCGGACAGGTGGGACAATGGGAGGGCTGGATTGGCTCGGCAGGAGAGCAagtgcagggagagggagtgtggggaggactgagaaaaataa encodes the following:
- the KEL gene encoding kell blood group glycoprotein isoform X14, whose translation is MLLPTRESRESGAEGQAAGITEWLSPKHMSLGCCHMFACFLGSQARAWTLFRLLVKTFQVISLPPIPPCSWVSPIFLISSLASFLLSSCILSPGPMGAPGGSCLFLPSRVFSSLILRRVSFIFLSPPHTPSPCTCSPAEPIQPSHCPTCPHPHVYPLPAISLGVPFLDPLLSSLLLEFSHASFLEAPGSWHLGSGEEKAFQFYRSCMDTDAIEAVGAAPLRQVIEELGGWRISGNWTSLDFNRTLRLLMSQYGYFPFFRAYLQPRSTPPYSPVIQIDPPEFDVPLKQEQEQKIYAQIVREYVTYLNQLGTLLGGEPNKVQEHAYLSISITSQLFQFLRPLEQRRAQGKLFHMVTIDQLQEMAPAIDWLSCLQATFTPMPLSPSQLLLVHDLEYLKNMSQLVEEQLSNHRDFLQSHMILGLVRTLSPALDSKFQEARRSLIQKLGELTERPPMPSRPRWMKCVEDTGTFFQPTLAALFVREAFSPSTQSAAMELFTAIKNALISRLRRIPWMDEKTRQEAQNRVTQLQVKMGAPEWALEPSQARQEYNDIQLGPSYLQSFLSCFRSLQARTVQSFLQSFPYHRWKVSPWGVNAYYSIPDHVVVFPAGLLQPPFFHPGYPSTPWGLPSL
- the KEL gene encoding kell blood group glycoprotein isoform X13, with protein sequence MLLPTRESRESGAEGQAAGITEWLSPKHMSLGCCHMFACFLGSQARAWTLFRLLVKTFQVISLPPIPPCSWVSPIFLISSLASFLLSSCILSPGPMGAPGGSCLFLPSRVFSSLILRRVSFIFLSPPHTPSPCTCSPAEPIQPSHCPTCPHPHVYPLPAISLGVPFLDPLLSSLLLEFSHASFLEAPGSWHLGSGEEKAFQFYRSCMDTDAIEAVGAAPLRQVIEELGGWRISGNWTSLDFNRTLRLLMSQYGYFPFFRAYLQPRSTPPYSPVIQIDPPEFDVPLKQEQEQKIYAQIVREYVTYLNQLGTLLGGEPNKVQEHAYLSISITSQLFQFLRPLEQRRAQGKLFHMVTIDQLQEMAPAIDWLSCLQATFTPMPLSPSQLLLVHDLEYLKNMSQLVEEQLSNHRDFLQSHMILGLVRTLSPALDSKFQEARRSLIQKLGELTERPPMPSRPRWMKCVEDTGTFFQPTLAALFVREAFSPSTQSAAMELFTAIKNALISRLRRIPWMDEKTRQEAQNRVTQLQVKMGAPEWALEPSQARQEYNDIQLGPSYLQSFLSCFRSLQARTVQSFLQSFPYHRWKVSPWGVNAYYSIPDHVVVFPAGLLQPPFFHPGYPRAVNFGAAGSIMAHELLHIFYQLCGTPWGLPSL
- the KEL gene encoding kell blood group glycoprotein isoform X12; the protein is MLLPTRESRESGAEGQAAGITEWLSPKHMSLGCCHMFACFLGSQARAWTLFRLLVKTFQVISLPPIPPCSWVSPIFLISSLASFLLSSCILSPGPMGAPGGSCLFLPSRVFSSLILRRVSFIFLSPPHTPSPCTCSPAEPIQPSHCPTCPHPHVYPLPAISLGVPFLDPLLSSLLLEFSHASFLEAPGSWHLGSGEEKAFQFYRSCMDTDAIEAVGAAPLRQVIEELGGWRISGNWTSLDFNRTLRLLMSQYGYFPFFRAYLQPRSTPPYSPVIQIDPPEFDVPLKQEQEQKIYAQIVREYVTYLNQLGTLLGGEPNKVQEHAYLSISITSQLFQFLRPLEQRRAQGKLFHMVTIDQLQEMAPAIDWLSCLQATFTPMPLSPSQLLLVHDLEYLKNMSQLVEEQLSNHRDFLQSHMILGLVRTLSPALDSKFQEARRSLIQKLGELTERPPMPSRPRWMKCVEDTGTFFQPTLAALFVREAFSPSTQSAAMELFTAIKNALISRLRRIPWMDEKTRQEAQNRVTQLQVKMGAPEWALEPSQARQEYNDIQLGPSYLQSFLSCFRSLQARTVQSFLQSFPYHRWKVSPWGVNAYYSIPDHVVVFPAGLLQPPFFHPGYPRHIARGCYGTMGRPPCRTWTSVLSNSSSEAMPR